The proteins below are encoded in one region of Bacteroidales bacterium:
- a CDS encoding PDZ domain-containing protein, giving the protein MAQLFDWVGRYYVDTVNIGKLAEDAIRKTLKELDPHSVYIPKDEVLAMTEPLRGSFEGIGISFSTLNDTILIISVVPGGPSEKTGIRNGDKIITIDQDTVAGKGIKTMDIHKRLRGKKGSEVIVEILRKGEKGLLTFHIIRDKIPIHSIASYYKVNKDIGYIRLTRFSASSKKEFDDALKILKKEGAKSLILDLTGNGGGYIDVAVQLASNFFDKGQLIVYTEGDKNKRLNYMAASGGSFKKGKLVIMIDENSASASEIVAGAIQDWDRGLIVGRRSFGKGLVQREMFFGDSSMIRLTISRYHTPTGRMIQKPYHTEDSEYDKGVYTRLQTGELTGETTIKIADSLKFKTLVEGRTVYGGGGITPDIFVPVDTAHYNDYYNKLLGKGIFSRFILNYVDKNRLRLEQDYPVFETFNKKFQVSESTLKELQDFAQKEGLERQPEQFAQSKNYLKLWIKGYIARDLWSISELYQVINQEDPIFLKAVDEIQK; this is encoded by the coding sequence ATGGCCCAGTTATTTGACTGGGTAGGACGATATTATGTAGATACGGTGAATATCGGGAAATTAGCAGAAGATGCGATCCGGAAAACGCTGAAGGAGCTGGATCCTCATTCGGTATACATTCCTAAAGACGAGGTGCTTGCGATGACCGAACCTCTCAGAGGTTCGTTTGAAGGTATCGGCATCTCTTTCAGTACCCTGAATGATACGATCCTTATTATTTCCGTGGTCCCCGGAGGACCTTCCGAAAAAACAGGGATCAGAAACGGGGATAAGATCATTACCATTGATCAAGACACAGTTGCCGGAAAAGGAATAAAAACAATGGATATTCACAAACGGCTACGGGGTAAAAAAGGATCCGAAGTAATCGTGGAAATTTTACGTAAGGGAGAAAAAGGCTTATTGACTTTTCACATCATACGTGATAAAATACCCATCCATAGCATTGCTTCGTATTATAAGGTGAACAAGGATATCGGATATATCCGTTTAACCCGCTTCTCAGCATCTTCAAAAAAAGAATTTGATGATGCGTTAAAAATACTGAAAAAGGAGGGTGCAAAAAGCCTGATCCTTGACCTGACAGGAAACGGAGGCGGATATATTGATGTTGCCGTTCAGCTGGCCAGTAATTTCTTCGATAAAGGACAACTGATCGTTTATACAGAAGGGGACAAAAATAAGCGTCTCAATTACATGGCTGCATCCGGCGGATCCTTTAAGAAAGGAAAACTAGTCATCATGATCGATGAAAATTCTGCTTCCGCAAGCGAAATCGTGGCAGGTGCCATACAGGACTGGGACAGGGGATTGATCGTTGGCCGCCGTTCTTTCGGTAAAGGACTGGTACAACGTGAGATGTTTTTCGGGGACAGTTCGATGATCCGGTTGACCATTTCGCGCTATCATACCCCAACCGGACGCATGATCCAGAAACCCTACCATACTGAAGACAGCGAATATGATAAAGGTGTATATACCCGGCTTCAGACAGGGGAACTGACAGGGGAGACTACTATTAAAATTGCAGATTCACTGAAGTTTAAGACATTGGTTGAAGGCCGGACAGTATACGGAGGAGGAGGAATCACTCCGGATATTTTTGTCCCTGTGGATACGGCTCATTATAATGATTATTACAATAAGCTACTGGGAAAAGGGATCTTTAGCCGGTTTATCCTGAATTATGTAGATAAAAACCGACTCCGGCTGGAACAGGATTACCCCGTTTTTGAAACATTCAACAAAAAATTTCAGGTCTCAGAATCGACCTTAAAAGAACTGCAGGATTTTGCCCAGAAAGAGGGACTTGAAAGACAACCGGAACAATTCGCCCAGTCAAAAAATTATCTCAAGCTATGGATCAAAGGTTATATTGCCCGCGACCTTTGGAGCATTTCCGAACTTTACCAGGTAATTAATCAGGAAGACCCGATATTTTTGAAGGCGGTGGATGAAATCCAAAAATAA